Proteins from one Staphylococcus saprophyticus subsp. saprophyticus ATCC 15305 = NCTC 7292 genomic window:
- the lepB gene encoding signal peptidase I, with product MRKILKHLISIIIAIIIVLLIQAFVITGSVVKDNTMSPNLKENDRIFVNKIKPTFDLLDNNDIIMYRNGDDIQYSRIIGKPGQSIAFKGGKLIRDDRQVDEPFTQNSIENLSLRDIKNSESDIIPPNAYFVLNDQRTNKHDSRILGYIKKEDIIGNVSMRYYPFKKFTVDFN from the coding sequence TTGCGAAAAATATTAAAACATTTGATTTCAATTATAATTGCGATTATTATAGTACTGTTGATTCAAGCTTTTGTTATTACTGGTTCAGTGGTGAAAGATAATACAATGTCTCCGAATCTAAAGGAAAATGATCGTATATTTGTAAATAAAATAAAACCAACATTTGATTTGTTAGATAATAATGATATTATAATGTATCGTAATGGTGATGATATCCAATATAGTAGAATTATTGGCAAGCCTGGGCAGTCGATTGCTTTTAAAGGCGGTAAGCTTATTAGAGATGATAGGCAAGTTGATGAACCTTTTACCCAAAACAGCATAGAAAATTTATCACTTAGGGATATAAAAAATTCTGAAAGTGATATCATACCACCAAATGCTTATTTTGTGCTCAATGATCAACGTACGAATAAGCATGATTCTAGGATATTGGGCTATATTAAGAAAGAAGATATTATCGGTAATGTTAGTATGAGATATTACCCATTTAAAAAATTCACGGTAGACTTCAATTAA